The Pyrodictium delaneyi genome contains a region encoding:
- a CDS encoding D-aminoacyl-tRNA deacylase: MENRDRRILVVYSVSDPAGSGAAEALARLSDWEKCSLDRAVSCLYEPGLSVYLAGFRDDSIHMDFLDEIAPSKTAAYIVLSRHSGGKPTLTVHYTGNPGPEAPYGGRPYELSYTWPRLMASLLREYKRVAEKTGLLGEFSLSLEATHHGPTSLARPIVFIEIGSSENEWRRRDTHMAMAETVYNVLLRGWLNEPCSKVAIGVGDTHYPAKHTKAILEKGVCYTHIFSKHVLENLNEELLKQAVEKSMDPVDTILYSKIPSRIRSIIKMFAEKKGLGVEKV; the protein is encoded by the coding sequence ATGGAGAATAGAGATAGACGTATCCTGGTTGTATACTCGGTATCCGACCCTGCTGGGAGCGGTGCTGCAGAGGCTCTTGCCAGGCTCTCAGACTGGGAGAAGTGTAGCCTTGACAGAGCTGTCTCGTGCCTCTACGAGCCGGGGCTAAGCGTCTATCTCGCCGGGTTCAGGGACGACTCTATACATATGGATTTCCTTGACGAGATAGCGCCCAGCAAAACCGCAGCATACATAGTGTTGAGCCGACATAGCGGCGGCAAACCGACGCTCACAGTCCACTATACGGGTAACCCTGGCCCGGAAGCACCCTACGGGGGCCGGCCCTACGAGTTATCCTACACTTGGCCCAGGCTCATGGCCTCGCTGCTGCGTGAGTACAAGCGTGTAGCGGAGAAGACGGGGTTGCTCGGCGAGTTTAGCCTAAGCCTCGAGGCGACTCATCACGGCCCAACCAGCCTAGCCAGGCCAATAGTGTTCATAGAGATTGGTAGTAGCGAGAACGAGTGGAGACGCCGAGACACGCACATGGCAATGGCAGAAACTGTTTACAATGTACTGCTGCGTGGCTGGCTAAACGAGCCCTGCAGCAAGGTGGCTATAGGCGTAGGCGACACACATTACCCGGCAAAGCACACAAAGGCTATACTAGAAAAAGGTGTATGTTACACACATATATTCTCCAAACACGTCTTAGAGAACCTAAACGAGGAGCTACTAAAACAAGCCGTAGAGAAGAGTATGGACCCTGTGGATACGATACTCTACTCAAAGATACCATCCAGGATACGCAGCATCATCAAGATGTTTGCTGAGAAGAAGGGGCTCGGTGTGGAAAAGGTTTAG
- a CDS encoding hypothetical protein (produces ATP from ADP in the presence of a proton gradient across the membrane; the K subunit is a nonenzymatic component which binds the dimeric form by interacting with the G and E subunits), which translates to MRIWPSLLVALTAIILLALVPVAHAEEAGAASMATNKAIAAAVAMGVSALGAGYALAKAGAAASAAAAERPEVAGRLLIYLVLGEGIAIYGLLVAILIIFAA; encoded by the coding sequence ATGAGGATTTGGCCCAGCCTACTAGTGGCTCTTACGGCAATAATTCTGTTAGCCCTAGTCCCAGTAGCCCATGCAGAAGAAGCTGGTGCAGCTAGCATGGCGACAAATAAGGCAATAGCTGCAGCTGTCGCTATGGGTGTTAGCGCTCTCGGTGCCGGTTACGCGCTCGCAAAGGCTGGTGCTGCTGCCAGCGCTGCTGCTGCTGAGAGGCCCGAGGTTGCAGGTAGGCTGCTAATCTACCTAGTACTTGGCGAGGGTATCGCCATATATGGCCTACTAGTAGCCATACTCATAATATTCGCTGCATAA
- the proS gene encoding proline--tRNA ligase: MPAERKRWSQEFSRWFDWVLEEAEIYDYGRYPVKGMGIWMPYGYQIRRRVVELIRDVLDEKGHEEVLFPLLIPETLLRKESEHIRGFEGEVYWVTHGGTEPLDIKLALRPTSETSITYMESFWIKSYKQLPRKFYQIVSIFRYETKATRPLIRLREVTTFKEAHTVHVDFEDADRQVAEAIELYKRIFDELGIPYVISRRPEWDKFAGAIYTVAFDTVMPDGRTLQIGTAHHLGQNFTIPFEVRIQLPDESLDYAWQTSYGLSDRVVATVIAIHGDDRGAVLPPIVAPIQVVVVPIPARDEEQRKRLQDYIGEVEEKLRRLGVRYRIDDREDVRPGRKFYEWEARGVPVRIEVGPREAETRTLVLARRDTLEKTTISIDELEKKLPELLEDIARSLRERAWNWLQSKVKRVETVEEARCVIEEERGIVELPWCGREECGLRLEESIDAGVLGSPLERPEWVRGKQCPVCGQPAVTSIRLAKKY; the protein is encoded by the coding sequence TTGCCGGCCGAGAGAAAACGCTGGAGCCAGGAGTTCTCACGCTGGTTCGACTGGGTGCTAGAGGAGGCAGAGATCTACGACTACGGCCGCTACCCCGTCAAGGGTATGGGCATCTGGATGCCCTACGGCTACCAGATTCGGCGCCGTGTCGTCGAACTCATCCGTGACGTCCTTGACGAGAAGGGGCACGAGGAAGTCCTCTTCCCCCTGCTTATACCCGAGACTCTGCTCCGCAAGGAGAGCGAGCATATTCGCGGCTTCGAGGGCGAGGTCTATTGGGTGACGCATGGCGGTACAGAGCCTCTTGACATTAAGCTAGCTCTGCGCCCAACGAGCGAAACGAGTATAACCTACATGGAGAGCTTCTGGATAAAGAGCTACAAGCAGCTCCCCCGGAAGTTCTACCAGATAGTCAGCATATTCCGCTACGAGACCAAGGCTACCCGGCCGCTGATAAGGCTCCGCGAAGTAACCACGTTCAAGGAAGCCCACACAGTCCATGTAGACTTCGAGGATGCCGACCGCCAGGTAGCCGAGGCAATAGAGCTCTACAAGCGTATATTCGACGAGCTAGGCATACCCTACGTGATAAGCAGGAGACCCGAGTGGGACAAATTCGCCGGCGCAATCTACACAGTGGCATTCGACACCGTTATGCCCGATGGGCGTACGCTCCAGATAGGCACAGCACACCACCTAGGCCAGAACTTCACCATACCCTTCGAGGTCCGGATACAGCTCCCCGATGAGAGCCTCGACTACGCCTGGCAAACAAGCTACGGGCTAAGTGACCGTGTAGTAGCCACAGTGATAGCCATACACGGTGACGACCGCGGCGCAGTACTACCGCCCATAGTAGCGCCCATCCAGGTAGTGGTAGTCCCTATACCTGCCCGGGACGAGGAGCAACGAAAACGACTCCAAGACTACATAGGCGAAGTAGAGGAGAAGCTACGCCGGCTAGGTGTGCGCTACCGGATCGACGACCGGGAGGACGTGAGGCCCGGCAGAAAGTTCTACGAGTGGGAGGCCCGCGGCGTACCAGTAAGAATAGAGGTTGGGCCACGCGAGGCCGAGACACGCACCCTGGTGCTAGCCAGGCGCGACACCCTCGAGAAGACCACTATAAGCATAGACGAGCTAGAGAAGAAGCTACCCGAACTCCTTGAGGACATAGCCCGGAGCCTCCGCGAGCGCGCGTGGAACTGGCTTCAGAGCAAAGTAAAGCGTGTCGAGACCGTCGAGGAGGCTCGCTGCGTCATAGAGGAGGAGAGGGGCATAGTAGAGCTGCCGTGGTGTGGCCGCGAGGAATGCGGCCTCCGGCTAGAAGAGAGCATAGACGCAGGCGTCCTTGGCTCGCCGCTCGAGAGGCCCGAGTGGGTCAGGGGCAAACAGTGCCCCGTATGCGGCCAGCCTGCTGTGACGAGTATAAGGCTCGCGAAGAAATACTAG
- a CDS encoding ribbon-helix-helix protein, CopG family, whose amino-acid sequence MAKVLVAVALSDEEAEALEKAARREGHGDLGKVLEKALRLYLETGGGASISSRALYSSQQAGRIRGTVCP is encoded by the coding sequence GTGGCAAAGGTCCTGGTAGCGGTTGCGCTGAGCGACGAGGAGGCGGAGGCTCTGGAGAAGGCTGCGCGGAGAGAGGGGCACGGAGACCTAGGCAAGGTGTTGGAAAAGGCTCTCCGCCTCTACCTGGAGACGGGTGGTGGTGCTAGTATTTCTTCGCGAGCCTTATACTCGTCACAGCAGGCTGGCCGCATACGGGGCACTGTTTGCCCCTGA
- a CDS encoding class I SAM-dependent methyltransferase: MGLRGRGLEVGVGTGWFASRLSVEYGVDPSPGMLRVARSRGVEAVLGVGENLPFRSNVFDYVLLIVTLCFVDEPAAVLQEAARVAKPGGAVAACIVPRDSMWGRYYMEQRRNNPFYAVARFYTVREIEAIMREAGLIVEAYSSVLRFPPWAEPRVEEPEPTPKGGFVCIKARRSQPLPRAALAR, translated from the coding sequence TTGGGTCTCCGAGGCAGGGGGCTAGAGGTCGGCGTAGGCACAGGTTGGTTCGCATCCAGGCTCAGCGTCGAATACGGCGTGGATCCGAGCCCGGGGATGCTACGCGTAGCCCGTAGCCGTGGCGTGGAGGCAGTCCTCGGCGTCGGGGAGAATCTACCCTTCCGCAGCAATGTTTTCGACTACGTATTGCTCATTGTAACTCTCTGCTTTGTAGACGAGCCAGCAGCAGTGCTCCAGGAGGCAGCCCGTGTAGCAAAGCCGGGCGGCGCCGTAGCAGCCTGCATCGTGCCACGCGACAGCATGTGGGGCCGCTACTACATGGAGCAACGCCGTAACAACCCCTTCTACGCCGTAGCCAGATTCTACACAGTCAGGGAGATAGAAGCCATTATGCGGGAGGCAGGGCTAATAGTGGAGGCCTACAGCTCGGTTCTCCGATTCCCGCCATGGGCCGAGCCCCGCGTCGAGGAGCCGGAGCCCACGCCCAAAGGAGGCTTCGTATGCATAAAGGCTAGGAGGAGCCAGCCTCTCCCCCGAGCCGCTTTAGCGCGTTAA
- a CDS encoding 30S ribosomal protein S26e, which yields MPKKRQNRGRHKGSKGHTRTVQCDNCGRIIPRDKAICVTRWYTPVDPQLARELEKRGAIIMRYPVEKCYCVSCAVHYGLVKVRPEEERKAVRGPVI from the coding sequence ATGCCCAAGAAGAGGCAGAACAGGGGTAGGCACAAGGGATCCAAGGGACACACCCGCACTGTTCAGTGCGACAACTGCGGCAGGATAATCCCCCGCGACAAGGCGATCTGTGTCACCAGGTGGTACACCCCAGTAGACCCCCAGCTAGCCCGCGAGCTTGAAAAGAGAGGCGCCATCATAATGAGGTATCCTGTAGAGAAGTGCTACTGTGTCAGCTGCGCTGTCCACTACGGCCTAGTAAAGGTCAGGCCCGAAGAGGAGCGCAAGGCCGTACGTGGCCCAGTAATCTAA
- a CDS encoding HD domain-containing protein: MSVCTSIKSFKDPVHGYVDLCGRVAGVVDTWIVQRLRGIRQTAFAYLVYHGMEHSRFNHSLGSAHLAREVLHFLAGNTRLYYRSAGGPELAGYLLRAEEVFQLAALVHDAGHLPYSHSSEAGITEARLIYRIKGFDRLPLRHEAYTYSLLPHVAREAEERGVEPVFTGSVAGDLGLILRGSAGRPEARDLLSECTASILHQLIAGGLDVDRMDYLIRDSLYAGVRYGVFDVDRLIRVLLATPLLREDGDSPGLSRNACRVMVLDKGVSIVESFLLARFYMFSEVYLHRVVEAYNSVYARLFSLLARDGLVCVEQGCELDIPTPQSIAEGRKEALETWRMLDDTTMWMLIRRVYRGQARASKEAQTLAGMLVERRHPKVYRVLESRSTWGLYTRYLEEAVAPDWARPLLDELLEMQRENPLVMIRPLRVDLVSLEQLGVYSRQRGAPVELHEAGTEARQELGRLRRFADLGPELGLYRIAVFTTPEYEEQAEKAMKILLGLQKEQEKTARA, translated from the coding sequence GTGAGCGTCTGTACAAGCATTAAGAGCTTCAAGGACCCGGTCCATGGGTATGTCGACCTCTGCGGTAGGGTAGCAGGAGTCGTTGATACCTGGATAGTGCAGAGGCTCCGCGGGATAAGGCAGACAGCGTTCGCCTACCTTGTGTACCACGGTATGGAGCATAGCAGGTTCAATCACAGCCTCGGCTCAGCCCACCTAGCCCGCGAGGTCCTCCACTTCCTCGCGGGGAACACGAGGCTATACTATCGTAGCGCAGGCGGCCCCGAGCTGGCGGGCTACCTGCTCCGCGCAGAGGAGGTCTTCCAGCTAGCAGCCCTAGTCCACGATGCTGGTCACTTACCCTATAGTCACTCGAGCGAGGCGGGCATTACCGAGGCGAGGCTCATCTACCGGATAAAGGGGTTCGATAGGCTCCCCCTGCGCCATGAGGCGTACACCTATAGCCTACTCCCCCACGTGGCCAGGGAGGCCGAGGAGCGCGGCGTAGAGCCGGTATTCACCGGCAGCGTGGCAGGAGACCTCGGCCTCATCCTCCGGGGCTCGGCGGGAAGGCCGGAGGCCCGAGACCTGCTAAGCGAGTGCACAGCCAGTATACTGCACCAGCTGATAGCCGGCGGACTGGACGTAGACAGAATGGACTACCTTATCCGCGATAGCCTCTACGCGGGAGTCCGCTACGGCGTCTTCGACGTCGACCGGCTCATCAGGGTTCTCCTCGCGACGCCACTGCTACGCGAAGACGGGGACAGCCCCGGGCTTAGCCGGAACGCGTGCCGCGTCATGGTGCTCGATAAGGGTGTTAGTATAGTCGAGTCCTTCCTCCTCGCAAGGTTCTACATGTTCAGCGAGGTTTACCTCCACCGTGTAGTGGAGGCCTACAACTCGGTCTACGCCAGGCTCTTCAGCCTCCTAGCCCGCGACGGCCTGGTCTGCGTAGAGCAGGGCTGCGAGCTAGACATCCCCACGCCCCAGAGCATAGCGGAGGGGAGGAAGGAGGCGCTCGAGACCTGGAGGATGCTCGACGACACTACGATGTGGATGCTCATACGCCGCGTCTACAGGGGCCAGGCAAGGGCTAGCAAGGAGGCCCAGACGCTGGCAGGCATGCTAGTGGAGCGTCGCCACCCCAAGGTCTACCGGGTGTTAGAGTCGCGGAGCACCTGGGGCCTCTACACACGCTACCTAGAAGAGGCCGTGGCGCCGGACTGGGCGCGGCCACTACTGGACGAGCTCCTGGAGATGCAGCGGGAGAACCCCCTAGTGATGATACGGCCCTTGCGTGTCGACCTCGTGAGTCTAGAGCAGCTTGGAGTCTACAGCCGGCAGCGCGGCGCCCCCGTAGAGCTCCACGAGGCCGGGACGGAGGCGCGCCAGGAGCTAGGCAGGCTACGGAGATTCGCAGACCTAGGCCCGGAGCTAGGGCTCTACAGGATAGCAGTATTCACGACCCCCGAGTATGAGGAACAGGCGGAGAAAGCCATGAAGATACTCCTGGGCCTCCAGAAGGAGCAGGAAAAGACAGCAAGAGCCTAG
- a CDS encoding branched-chain amino acid ABC transporter permease, with the protein MEGVMGIVSQWIVWFGVYAILSLSFNLEYGYGGVPNFGKVLFMSLGAYTAGALAAWLGLHWAAQSAGVAVAASTEGPVYCSPEAYNILSNAASQHLLTAGQYLELFALALVAAGLIGAVSGILASYPTLRLGGDFLAITLLAMGEVVRLIAYNSQWPACSFNGLTAIPTPFAWYPVKARIDLMYAMLVLLFAAFFYVYTEMLANSPWGRALKAMRDDELAAQVYGYNVARLRLQVLAVGSAMAAIAGALLVFYSGSVQANTFKPERTFEVVVAVMLGGAANNIGALLGAAVVAAINVFLNTSALETLGISVPDAVAAALPFLRYVIMGLIIVAVLLYRPQGLIPEKPLRTPLVEKTVEKLQKLGLLAQQTGSLPVDTAAGKS; encoded by the coding sequence ATGGAGGGTGTAATGGGTATAGTCTCTCAGTGGATTGTCTGGTTCGGTGTCTACGCTATACTATCCCTTAGCTTCAACCTAGAGTACGGCTATGGCGGCGTACCGAACTTCGGTAAGGTACTGTTCATGAGCCTCGGCGCCTACACTGCTGGCGCCCTAGCCGCATGGCTCGGGCTACACTGGGCCGCTCAGAGCGCTGGAGTGGCGGTAGCTGCTAGCACTGAGGGCCCGGTGTACTGTAGCCCCGAGGCCTACAACATACTCTCCAACGCCGCCTCGCAGCACCTGCTGACGGCAGGCCAGTACCTCGAGCTATTCGCGCTAGCACTGGTAGCGGCTGGGCTCATCGGTGCCGTATCTGGTATACTCGCTAGCTATCCCACACTACGGCTCGGCGGCGACTTCCTAGCGATAACCCTGCTAGCTATGGGCGAGGTGGTACGACTCATAGCGTATAACAGCCAGTGGCCCGCCTGCAGCTTCAACGGGCTCACAGCTATACCTACACCCTTCGCCTGGTACCCAGTAAAGGCCAGGATAGACCTAATGTACGCCATGCTCGTGCTGCTATTCGCAGCATTCTTCTACGTCTATACGGAGATGCTGGCTAACAGTCCCTGGGGCCGCGCCCTAAAGGCGATGAGGGACGACGAGCTAGCTGCGCAAGTCTACGGCTACAACGTGGCCAGGCTCCGGCTCCAGGTGCTAGCCGTCGGCTCCGCCATGGCCGCGATAGCGGGTGCACTACTAGTATTCTACTCTGGGAGCGTGCAAGCGAACACCTTCAAGCCAGAGAGGACCTTCGAAGTCGTAGTAGCCGTGATGCTCGGCGGCGCTGCTAACAACATAGGTGCGCTGCTCGGTGCCGCCGTAGTAGCAGCGATAAACGTGTTCCTCAACACCTCGGCGCTAGAGACGCTCGGCATAAGCGTACCAGACGCTGTGGCAGCAGCGCTGCCATTCCTACGCTACGTGATAATGGGCCTGATAATAGTGGCTGTGTTGCTGTACAGGCCGCAGGGCCTGATACCGGAGAAGCCGTTACGCACACCACTAGTCGAGAAGACTGTCGAGAAACTGCAGAAGCTAGGCTTACTAGCCCAGCAGACTGGTAGTCTGCCAGTAGACACAGCTGCTGGGAAGAGCTAG
- a CDS encoding branched-chain amino acid ABC transporter permease has translation MVDSAILYGVLGAIVNGLRVGSLYGLMALGLTLIFRVTKVPNFAYAEYITYGAYAAYLAAVAAGANGVELVIALIAAVIIGAIAALASDELAFKPLWKRGATPLHLLVASIGVGLVLRYSLLAIAASAAGLLEAALPVRSSTLISIGGIVSIETSHLLAMGAATAFAIALHWLFTRTRTGKAMRATASNPVLARVSGINIYAIRRTTWLIGGGLAGFAGFVYAYYYYVNPESGWLMLLWIFAAATMGGFTFYGSIISGVLLGLAEQVISFLANMYLGLSTAYAPVIALVALIIVLMYRPEGVIRLESLSLRRRA, from the coding sequence ATGGTTGACTCCGCGATACTCTATGGTGTTCTCGGAGCAATAGTGAACGGGCTACGCGTCGGAAGTCTTTACGGGCTCATGGCTCTCGGGCTTACCTTGATCTTCCGCGTAACTAAGGTCCCTAACTTTGCATACGCCGAGTACATAACTTATGGAGCTTATGCTGCATACCTGGCAGCAGTAGCTGCTGGCGCCAATGGTGTTGAGCTGGTAATAGCGCTCATCGCTGCCGTGATAATAGGTGCTATAGCAGCACTAGCCAGCGATGAACTCGCATTCAAGCCGCTATGGAAGAGAGGCGCTACACCACTGCACCTCCTGGTAGCCAGTATAGGTGTAGGACTAGTACTCCGCTATTCCCTGCTAGCTATAGCAGCGTCTGCAGCAGGGCTCCTAGAGGCAGCGCTACCTGTCCGTAGCAGTACTCTCATAAGCATAGGTGGCATAGTATCGATAGAGACTAGCCATCTACTCGCAATGGGTGCTGCAACCGCATTTGCCATTGCTCTTCACTGGCTCTTCACGAGGACCAGGACAGGCAAAGCAATGAGAGCTACTGCTAGCAATCCGGTACTAGCGCGTGTCTCTGGCATCAACATCTATGCTATAAGGCGGACAACCTGGCTCATAGGCGGCGGATTAGCAGGCTTCGCCGGCTTCGTCTACGCCTACTACTATTACGTGAACCCTGAGTCCGGCTGGCTGATGCTACTCTGGATCTTCGCCGCCGCGACCATGGGCGGGTTCACGTTCTACGGCTCTATAATCTCCGGTGTGCTCCTAGGCCTAGCAGAACAAGTGATCAGCTTCCTAGCCAACATGTATCTTGGGCTAAGCACAGCCTATGCCCCAGTAATAGCCCTCGTAGCGCTCATAATCGTGCTCATGTATCGGCCTGAGGGCGTGATAAGGCTCGAGTCGCTATCACTCCGAAGGAGGGCGTAA
- a CDS encoding ABC transporter ATP-binding protein, translating into MPRNTILYTEKLVGGYGKMVIIQGVSIHIERGEIVALVGPNGSGKSTLLKTIYGVAKVFDGKVVFEGQDVTWFPPEAKTKLGMGYVPQTDNVFPDLTVEENLEMGAYLEKDEEKIREAMEIVFNIFPVLKSFRKTLAGALSGGQRQMLAVGRALMSRPKLLLLDEPTAGLAPKIAIELLESLKQIREEAGASILIVEQHARRALELADRGYVLVAGQVAAKGTGQEILSRRDLQELFLGIHHS; encoded by the coding sequence GTGCCGCGGAATACTATACTATACACTGAGAAACTCGTCGGCGGTTATGGTAAAATGGTGATTATCCAGGGTGTGAGCATCCACATAGAGCGGGGCGAGATCGTAGCACTAGTCGGGCCTAATGGTAGCGGAAAGAGTACACTTCTCAAGACCATATACGGTGTAGCCAAGGTGTTCGACGGCAAAGTTGTATTCGAGGGCCAGGATGTTACCTGGTTCCCGCCTGAGGCCAAGACAAAGCTCGGCATGGGCTATGTACCGCAGACCGACAACGTGTTCCCCGACCTCACTGTAGAGGAGAACCTAGAGATGGGTGCTTACCTGGAGAAAGACGAAGAAAAGATTCGGGAAGCCATGGAGATAGTGTTCAACATATTTCCTGTGCTCAAGTCGTTCCGCAAGACACTAGCCGGCGCACTTAGTGGCGGCCAGCGCCAGATGCTGGCCGTCGGCCGCGCGCTCATGTCTAGGCCAAAGCTTCTACTCCTCGACGAGCCAACCGCTGGCCTCGCTCCTAAGATAGCTATAGAGCTTCTTGAGTCGCTCAAGCAGATACGCGAGGAGGCCGGCGCCTCTATACTTATAGTGGAGCAACATGCTCGTCGTGCCCTCGAGCTAGCCGACCGTGGTTATGTACTCGTCGCCGGGCAGGTTGCAGCCAAGGGTACAGGCCAGGAGATCCTTTCCCGCCGTGATCTACAGGAGCTCTTCCTCGGCATACACCACAGCTAA
- a CDS encoding ABC transporter ATP-binding protein, producing the protein MAGVEVLKTVDLRKYFGGVRALDGVSISIREGEFVGLIGPNGSGKSTLFNVISGIYHPDGGDVYLYGEKVTGLPPYELYRRGLVRGFQVPRLWHGMTVVENSATAARDRRGDGPFSAILRRKEWLQWEERSLVKRVHDVLEKLSLTRVALNRASEISGGQMKLTDISRALMGEARILLLDEPTAGVAPKLAQDIFKLLERLNSEGLTIFVIEHRLEVLFNHVERVIVMHEGRVLVEGPPEKVAEDPRVLDAYLGSA; encoded by the coding sequence TTGGCAGGCGTTGAAGTACTCAAGACGGTCGACCTCCGCAAATACTTTGGCGGCGTTCGTGCACTAGATGGCGTCTCTATATCTATTCGCGAGGGCGAGTTTGTCGGCCTAATAGGACCTAATGGTAGTGGAAAAAGCACACTCTTCAACGTCATTTCAGGGATCTATCATCCTGATGGTGGGGATGTCTATCTCTATGGTGAGAAAGTTACTGGACTTCCACCTTACGAGCTGTATCGGAGAGGGCTTGTCCGAGGCTTTCAAGTGCCCCGGCTCTGGCATGGGATGACTGTGGTTGAGAACTCTGCCACCGCTGCCCGCGATCGCCGGGGTGACGGTCCTTTCTCCGCTATTTTGAGAAGGAAGGAGTGGCTACAGTGGGAGGAGAGGAGCCTAGTAAAGCGCGTCCACGATGTTCTAGAGAAGCTCTCGCTTACCCGGGTAGCGCTTAACCGTGCCTCAGAGATTAGCGGCGGGCAGATGAAGCTCACCGATATCTCCCGCGCATTGATGGGTGAGGCACGGATTCTCCTCCTCGACGAGCCCACAGCGGGAGTAGCACCTAAGCTCGCACAGGACATCTTTAAGCTGCTAGAGCGTTTGAACAGTGAAGGGCTCACAATATTCGTTATTGAGCATAGACTTGAGGTCTTGTTCAACCACGTTGAACGCGTCATAGTTATGCACGAGGGCCGTGTGCTCGTCGAGGGGCCCCCAGAGAAGGTTGCGGAGGACCCACGTGTCCTCGATGCCTACCTTGGCTCGGCCTAG
- a CDS encoding ABC transporter substrate-binding protein, giving the protein MDPRIVGVAIALVAIAAIGYLAFTGEQAAPTPTPVSPTSAPATSPIATVTPSATATPTATQPLQTTQTAEGLPKEIPIGLAIAVSGGYAVDGPRRLKGALLAIEEMNQLLEQAGAPFRFKPIHEDTKTDPQEAVNVIKRFASQGIQVVVGPLSTSETRAVMPIANEQHIVIISPSSTGAAAAFPDDYVFRMAPPDTVQGPALAKIIHSLGYTKLVIIARNDDYGSGLAKLVEETFKQLGGQVEKILYQPDKPDLTNEVNQLAVKVQQMGADDKTAVLIIAFDDDGTKILEQASKIDVLGKVRWFGPDSMARKTFLEKPEIAKFLEKVNLLVTKPAIARNPVTTHFEKLYKEKYGEDPTTYAYYAYDAAWIAMLSVLAAGKYDGQAIKAVLPTVAFHFMGATGHKMLNENGDAAFADYALVTVADGQFKEVGIWHASTGQIEWYNK; this is encoded by the coding sequence ATGGATCCACGCATAGTAGGTGTAGCTATAGCCCTAGTGGCCATCGCCGCTATAGGTTATCTAGCATTTACCGGTGAACAGGCTGCACCAACGCCTACACCGGTTTCGCCGACCAGTGCCCCCGCCACTTCACCAATAGCCACTGTAACACCATCAGCAACCGCTACACCTACTGCCACGCAACCACTACAGACAACCCAGACAGCTGAAGGCCTTCCAAAGGAGATACCAATAGGCCTTGCCATCGCTGTGAGCGGCGGCTACGCTGTAGACGGTCCACGCCGCCTCAAGGGCGCACTACTAGCCATAGAGGAGATGAACCAGCTACTAGAACAGGCTGGCGCACCGTTCCGGTTCAAGCCGATACACGAGGACACGAAGACCGACCCCCAGGAAGCCGTCAACGTGATTAAGAGGTTCGCTAGCCAGGGTATACAGGTAGTAGTAGGTCCACTGTCTACAAGCGAAACACGTGCCGTAATGCCCATCGCTAATGAGCAGCACATAGTGATAATAAGCCCAAGCAGCACTGGCGCAGCCGCAGCCTTCCCGGACGACTACGTCTTCAGAATGGCGCCTCCAGACACAGTCCAGGGCCCAGCACTAGCCAAGATAATCCACAGCCTAGGCTACACCAAGCTAGTCATCATAGCACGTAACGACGACTACGGTAGCGGCCTAGCCAAGCTAGTAGAGGAGACCTTCAAGCAGCTAGGCGGCCAGGTAGAGAAGATACTCTACCAGCCCGACAAGCCTGACCTAACCAACGAGGTCAACCAGCTAGCCGTCAAGGTACAGCAGATGGGCGCAGACGATAAGACTGCCGTGCTCATAATCGCGTTCGACGACGACGGTACCAAGATTCTAGAGCAGGCCTCCAAGATAGACGTGCTAGGCAAGGTACGCTGGTTCGGCCCCGACAGCATGGCCCGCAAGACATTCCTAGAAAAGCCAGAGATAGCCAAGTTCCTAGAGAAGGTGAACCTCCTAGTAACCAAGCCAGCCATAGCTAGGAACCCTGTGACAACACACTTCGAGAAGCTCTACAAGGAGAAGTACGGCGAGGACCCGACAACATACGCCTACTATGCTTACGACGCTGCATGGATAGCAATGCTAAGCGTGCTAGCCGCTGGCAAGTACGATGGCCAGGCAATCAAGGCTGTACTACCGACAGTAGCATTCCACTTCATGGGCGCCACCGGCCATAAGATGCTAAACGAGAACGGTGACGCCGCCTTCGCCGACTACGCGCTAGTAACCGTAGCAGACGGCCAGTTCAAGGAGGTAGGCATCTGGCACGCCTCCACTGGGCAGATAGAGTGGTACAATAAGTAG